In Drosophila miranda strain MSH22 chromosome XR, D.miranda_PacBio2.1, whole genome shotgun sequence, the genomic window ATGACCTGTGGGGAAATCTCCTGCGCCTGTGCCTGTGACTAGTCCAGGGGATCTCCGAAACCCCTTACAGAAGAGGCTAAAGGAGAAGGGAGAggccacacgcacacaaatgTTAGTCAGccaaatcgaatcgaatcggatCGTGGACAGCTTATAGTTACCTATTTCTTCGGTGGATTGCAGCTCCAGGCCAAGCAATACAACCTCATTGGTCTCTGTACAAATTGCGACTTGTGGTATTGTATTGCTGGTCCCATTTTTCCTCCCAGCTAAGAAGATTCCCGACAGCGATAGCAGGCTCTTTTGGATTGTCCATGGGATGCTTGCGCTTGCGTCCGTTGGGTTGCCCAATGGGTGGCCATGGCTCTGGCAATATCGACCTGCTGAGCTCCTCGTCGATTTTTTCCTTACGCTCCATCACTTGTTTTTTCCATGCTTCCTCCCACACAAGAAGATCGTGGACAGCCTTTTCGTCAACCGGATTGCACCCTGGTCTGGGCTGCCAAGCGCTGGGGGTTAGGCAAGGTGGGGAACTATAGACTTATAACTCTGTGAATGAAACCCGAGTCTGCTTTAAGTTTTTCGCTGCAGTGGATAGGATATATACATCATGTGCAGCTTATGCGATAGCCTACCGAGTATTTCTGCAGAAGATGCATCTTCTTACCTTGAAATTTCATCGTTGATGTCATTCTGCGCTTTATCCTCGAATAATGCACTGAAATATAGAATTTTTGCATAGTGTTTTGcatgaaaatgaaatgaaaatgttcTTTTAAATACCTCATAATTTCTTGCTCCATGATCTTCCTTTTTTGTTGTATACTCGCTCTGTCCTAATTCCCTGGTGTTTGTATTGTTCAGATGGCTCCTTTTAATTGAATCCTTTTTTTAACAATGAAGTGGAGTGGAAATATTGGTTTTTTACTTGTCACAAAAAATGCAACTCTGGCTTGGACTGAGCACTGGCCCAACACTGCTCAGCGTTAAGCCCAATCAAGTCACGAAACGTCTTTTAACACATACATGTTCCGTGCACCGATGAACTTTTCCTGTACT contains:
- the LOC117186814 gene encoding uncharacterized protein LOC117186814 encodes the protein MEQEIMSALFEDKAQNDINDEISSAWQPRPGCNPVDEKAVHDLLVWEEAWKKQVMERKEKIDEELSRSILPEPWPPIGQPNGRKRKHPMDNPKEPAIAVGNLLSWEEKWDQQYNTTSRNLYRDQ